cataatgacaaaaccacaccacaagacaaaacttcaagaccGAAAGTATAAAGATTACAAtagaaagttatggctttctaTAGCGAAGATCTCCAACTCTCATGTATTCTCTAATTTGCTTGTTGCCTTATGGTATTGATTCATGACTGAATTGGAAGAACCGTTACTTACCCAGGTACTAAATCTAAATCAACCGCTTTACGGGCAATATGGGTAGCAGCCTTCTGTACATTTGACGGCAAACCGAGATTGGAACAAAATCGAGACTATAATGAAAAACAACAAGGATAACATAAGGATAATGTGTTGTTCGGTCGTGCATGCAAAGAACCTAAATTCATCAGTTCATCCCGAGTTCAGTTGTGTCTGTACCAGTACTAAGTGCTTTATTCCacagggaggggagggggggggggataggAAAGACACTAAAATTATTATATTCCCATCTTTTTCATTCTCGATCCAAGTTTGCGTATTGAAGGCCGGAAGATCAACAGTAGTGACGTCTACAAGGAGAAATGACCAAATACCCAGTTTTCCGGAAAACGTGAACCTGAAAACAGGGAATTTAATATTGTTCTCTGTCTTCAACACCGTTTCGCACATTTCAGATCAGGGATAGTTCCGCTCGTCTGTAAATGTTGAACGAAGAGGACTAATAACAAAAATAGTTTACACATCGTTTTCGACCGCGatgccgtcgtagatcttacgTTCTCCATTTTAAATAATATGTACAAGTATGTACACTTTCACTGAATTCGAAACAAAACTACTTATAACTTAAGAAGGCCGGAAGAACAACGGCAGCAACGTCTACAAGGTGAAATGACCAAATAGCCAGTTTTCCGGAAAACGTGAACCTAAAACgggcaccggtggctcagttggttgagcgtcGGGCTGTCATGCGAGAGGTCACGCGGTtcgttcgaaccccggccggatcaacactcaggatcttaaaataaagtGAAGAGAAAGTACTTCcattgtaatttcatctgcaaatggtaagactttctcaagtcttctcggataggactataaaccgtaggccccgtctcacaaatatcttctatgtacataagttccctgtgggatgttaaagaagccacacactattcgaaaaagAGTAGGGAATGGAGTCCCCTGTGTcatggctgtcctgttctctccagcagaagtggccggcttagcaatgatgtctctaaaaaggcttacggtgtgaggccacctaagcagaaacagccataagtcaaaaagggactttgccgagtgctgcaacatgtagatgtagatgttaTGGGAGTGGGTAAATGATGACGTTGTGAGAAATTTTTCGTTTTTCTATTTACAACAGCTTAATTCGCTGCCAATCTACACTGCCTAAAAAACATCCTGCAGTACCTTACAAACAAATACAAAGTGTATTTACCAAGCTTACAGTATGTTAAACAATGATCTGAGACTTCTTTTAAATACCATGAAATCGGCCGTTGTTATAAGATCCACACTTGTTTCCAGGGCCTTCAGTATTAACTTGAAACAGCGTCCTATTTCTTTCTTGGAGATTTTGCTTATTGCACAGATTTCTGGAAGCAAAAGGACGCCGAGACAGAGAGTTGTAATAAAGAAGGACAAACAAGGATACGCACCGAAGCCAAGTTTGTTTGGAGATGAAGAATCAGCAATATAGAGCTCTTATTACAACATGTTTTCGAGAGTAGAATTACGATAATAGTATAATATCACCCAGCGTTGAATATatgataatcataattacaTGCGATATACACTGGTCTaagtcccaggacttgtggtagcagataaaaagaaaagacataAAATAGTCcatggacaggatttgaacacgGAGCTTTGGCTTACAGGAACAGCTTCTATTCACTATCCTTTAATATTTGTCATTTGCTGCCTGGCATCTAGAATAGGATCACTATAATTcaatgattaagcctaagcgctgatttcaaaatggttagctttgttTTAAGTGTGGCCTGACCTTTCTCGTTAGTTGTCTAAAACAATTTGTTAGCGAGTGTTAGCGCACGTTTACAGCCCGGTcttatcacaaataaattagATTATTGTGTTAAAAACGTTTGGCGAAGCAAGCGGCGACTCGGTGGTTTAGTGCTTAAGAGCGGTGACAGGTATGCTAATAACCGTAGAATCGAGTCCCGAGTCCGGATATCTCAAAAGCGAAATGTTCAATTCCCATAATTCCTTTCCAACTGTCAGTGTCATGAAATAATGATAATCGTATATTCAAAGCCGGTTGGTACTATCtgaaatttattaaaaactggatcattggataatgcaattcgagagttttgattcgctaggccatcatgggttatgagccactataccatgatctacaaacatgGCACGCATATgtgtgattttttgggcctttttatttttattgtatgaaggggtagtttctaaagaaactgtggtgctgcgtcggtggggaagtagtatacaaaaatttggttttatcaacggagttgataatgtaaattggccaccgtacagagattctaaaagctgacgtttcgagcgttagcccttcgtcagagcgaagggctaacgggcttcgctctgacgaagggctaacgctcgaaacgtcagcttttagaatctctgtacggtggccaatttacattatcaactctgttgataaaaccaaatttttgtatttttattgtagtctagttttctatattttggggacttttttaataaaacaattattccactcgcgcttgttggatatgagatgattatatcatctcatatccaacaagcgcgagtggaataattgtaaaTCGGTAATAGCAGTGTCAAGAATGAGTTACTTATTTGGAATGTTCTGTGATGAcaatattttcaagaataaaCTGCTACTGGCAACAGAATAACAGGTGGGAGCCCCAACTACTTCAGGATGAGAATGGTTCCCCAAAGAAGAGCTGTTTGCAAAACTATGTAAGCCATTGAAACTGAACACAATTTGGCAGAAGTTGAGAGTTCTCACCACTTCTTCTTCAACCTTGTTTCCAAAAGCTATTCAAATTTATTTAGTTTCCAATCGCCTAGTACCGTACTTTGGTTCATTCTGTAAATTCTCCTTGCCagcaaaacaaaagcttttctaAAAGGCAGTTgtccaatttgaaaaaaaggtaaatgagCTGAAGGTGAAATCAACCTTTAAATGTCCTGGGCACACCCTCCTGTCTGCAGGCAATGTACAAACACGCAGACGCAATGGCATCGTTGCTTCTGCCTTTTAGACTTTTCTGCTCATGAACTTGTTTAAAAAGCTGATTGGCACGATCCTAGGAAACAAAGACAGTTATTCCATTATCAACTCCTTCTATCAACTGAAATAATAACcgaaatgaaagttggaaagatcatcgcagttaattCAGCAACTTCAGCAGTTGCAAAGGAAGGCTTGAATGGCATTCGAACTCATGATTGTGTGATTGTGTTGCAtttgctctaccaactaagctataATAAGTCCATTGGGAGCTGGGATGAGCTAGATGGAAGGGAAAAATTGTAGTTTAATTGGTGAAGCAAGCATAAATCAAGGCTGGCTTTCAACCGTTTCACGGAATTTGCTCACTTCTTGCCCAGAAATTGTGGAAAGGTTACCTAAACACTTTAAGCATGCCCGGGTTCTGCAAAAGCTATAGTGCTGACAAATATATTGGAATCAACTGCTCTCCAATAACTGCCATGATTGATAAATTTTATTTCTTAGCATTAGTGTCAAATCTTTCGGACATTTAACCATCTCTCACTTGCATTCTCGTAActgtgttgtggtttaatttctttcgtgtttaaaattttttttaaccacttCAATTTTGACTTAAATTTCTTTTAGATTACGAtaatgaatattagacaaaaaaaattaaaattgaactagtttgaaaaaaattaaaccaagaAAACATTTGAACCCTTTACATCTATACTTCCCAGGACTGACAAGTTTACGAGTCTATTATTGATATCATATCAACCGGTCCAATTCTATCCAATTTAAATTATCTCTGTTGTGGTTGGCGGGCAAATTTAACTTAGAATGTTGATGAAATCAAACTCTTTAAGAAGAAACAAAGTTTAATGACATTGCATCCACAAAGAGTTGGTCACTAACTTTAAGTGCTGCCAAAAAATGTCTTAAAGCACCTTACCAATTCTGGCTAACTTGCCCTTCCTTTTACAAACCCCTGATCATTGAGGTCCATAACAAAAAATAATACCCAAGGCttctgcctaagaaaattttaaaggggccctcagagctaaatgctgagaacttatgagcccaacatatgaagtgaaaggtgttgctgtgaaaaattaaggcgcccagagctattctttgggagccccaggctaccgggctcctgttaggcaacagccttgatacCCAGTCttctaaaataataaattgagccttggtatttttattttaaaaaaatgtaaaacattCTAAAAGGAATCCACACCTGTATTTTTCTGGGAAGATTTATTCTATCTGCCATGACACCAATTTCTCTGAAAGCATTCATCAGACTTCTGTCAGAACCACTTAACTAACAAGATAAAAACACACAGTAGAATTGTATCAGAAAGGTATTGGAAAACATGGCAAGGAGTGCAACCTCGCTAGAAGCCAACTGTATTTCATGGCTCTCAGTCAACTGTTTGATTTTTCCAGTCTAAAACAAATTAGGAAAAAATAGCAACCTATCCAACTTCAGTACCTTACAAACAAAGAGCCCACatcattttgaccactgtgatgacgaataaaTGTATCGTTGAACCCCACAATATTTAAcatcaaagaaaatgtttatttcagagaaTGACCAAGATAGTgatacaaagaaagagcaagcgttgtctataatttctcacaatctgattggtttatttcccaaaatgattGTTTCTGATTGAGTCATTCATGTTTGAGAGCTGAAAAGGCATTGCGTGACATGTTGACAAAAGCAGCGTTTCAAGACTCTTACTGATAATGGCAAATTAGCTAATCACATTTTCAGATTCCAAGCAACTgttgtaaaaattattattaatatttaccGGTGTGACCCCCCGTATCTAATTTATTTGAAGTACCATGTATTTCTGGCTGCTTTTGGCATCGACCTCACTTCAAGTCTGGTTTGAGAGGCAATAGAGAGCTGCAGCTCAGTTTGACTTAATTTAGTACCAACTCACCCCACTTCTATTGTGATATTTTGAATAGCCATCTGTCTCACTGCCTCCTATTGGTCCCCTTTCAATGACTGTTGACAGGTCTCCACCATCTAATAAGGGATTCTTCAGATGGGAGAAAAGTAAATGTCACAAATGCTGTAAATTTTCATCAGACAACAGACTTGCGAGTTTGTGTTCACAGGTTTGAAAAACCATTCTGGCCACTGGCTAGATTTATTTCACCCTGGGAGCACAACCTCTCTAAACTCACCAGATGGCGAGcaagagaggctctgcagaaatcacatcaagtcttttaagtcactgcagcccaagtttctgggctagtcactccagGCAAACTGGTTTAGGCAGTGCATaacatcatatttttgacaaggcgaatgtcaaaatcgagccttcaggtACAAAAATCAGTGTGATTGAGACTTGGCCTAGGGTTGAAATTATCTCCAAGCAACACCTTGTGCATACTCAAGAAAGACTTTAcatgatttctgcagagtcctttctttcttgtcgagttaagaaaggctctgctggcagggtggaTTTCTTTGTGCTGTTAATCCCCATTTTTTGGGGTTTTTAAATAGCTACTGTAACTTGCTTCCAACCAGTTAGGGTTCTTTAAACTGTTATGTTTCTTTCTATCCCCCTTTGGCCCTAAGAAAAACCCTAAGGAATGGGGTCAGTaagtttcttgttgttgttgttgttgttgttgttgttgttattattattattattattactactattattattgaaacaagaaatataagtaacagaaaccgacgtttcggtgcatcttgcgccattatcaaggttacaaagataaaatgcggtttgtgaaaaggctaagttgaaacgaatttgcataaaagagtgccaaATGCATTTTATCTTTGTgaccttgataatggcgcaagatgcatCGAAACGTCGCTTTCtgtcacttatatttcttgtttcatgtatttctaaatCATTTCTcataagattattattattattattattatgatttattattattattattattattattattattattattattattattattattattattattattagtgaaGTCTCTCAGTTCTTAATACAAGTCACATCCTGCAACCTCATTACTTGTCAGAGGATTCTAGCTGTTCCTAATAGTGCAGTCTTCTGAATCCTTTTGGAATTGTCCCAAGTacccccacaaaaaaaaaaaaaaaaaaaaaaaaaacactggttAACCCCTAAGGCTTGGGGTAAATAATGACATTAGTTTCTTGTCATTAGTACTAGTTGAAAAAAAGTAGTGGGAGTAAAGTACTCAGAAAATCCCACACATCGTTACCCTTGACATGGTCAACCAGCTGTTTGCAATGACTTTTAATGAATGATACAGGACGCTCATGAAAAGTCATTTCTAACCTGTGCAGCTCCCACACGGGATGGGTCGCTGGTGGATTTCTCATTACTGAATGTTCGCCATTCTGAGCCAACATCAACAACCCTAAAAGAAGAGTAGAAATATGAATGTGCTGATTTAACCAGAATGTTTTGCCAAATAATATTGTATAACTATCAATGGGAGGAAGATAATTAAAGTAGATCAGAGACTGGTCCAAAGTTTTCTTCTTGGTACTCTGATTTTCACCTCTCATCAAAATCAACAGTTGATTTCATCtccattgatttgatttgatttgatgtcTCCCTAATCAAAATCCATTTTAGCCCTGCAGATAGCAAGTTAAGCCATTAAAAGGAGATGAACAATCAAAAGTTCTAATATTGATAATATTTGGATTTGGCCAATCACATAGACCTtcttcataaatggcggccaatttataattattttgttcaagtgcaaattagcctaccaattCTTGATACCATAAAGTGAAATGAAAGAATAatattcttgctctaaaattaGGCTTGGTTCTAGACTACTAGCAATAGAATAATAAAACaggtgccatttatgaataaggacTATTACCGATGCGAGTGAAAATACTGCTTTTAGTATTGTGATTGGTAGTAGTCATTTTTCAAAAGTACTCTTAATCTGATGTGTTTTTTGATAGCTGAATTTTCAGTGGCTTCTGTCCACCTTCAGCAATAACGATCATCATAGCTCTGATGAAGGTGGATAGAAACCACCGAAAATTtagctataaaaaaaaaaacagatctATTATATTACTGACATGTAGTCCTTCTAATAACAGTAAAGCTGGCATAAACATTGTTTTCATGGAAGCATCACTGCTTTTCTTGCAAAGGCTGACCAATCAATGCACAATGACACTGTCACGTTTTAGTATTGgatgtttaaaggggctaggtcacgcaattttaggcaatttcagctctgatcgaatggtcatagaattaactaaaatatcaaaataactgttcaaaactatagaagaactctaacaaaacacagggaagccaagaagggacatggatggacaaaattgGAGAGGACTGAAATgaattgaatttgggtaaatttgaaaaacgtcggcccaccttttttcaaatttatatcagtctatatcaaaatgtcatttacacagctggaaaatcattctcagttgttatgtggccgtgattttgcaaatgaaagactcttgctctgccaatttgacgtttagagctcataattaacaaaatcaaacaaaattatctaaaatagcgtgacctagcccctttaatatcGAAGATATAGAGAGAGATGTTGTGGTCCaattttaatgaatgaatgtgTTCTGAAATACAGAGGAAACTCGAGATGTACTATTGTTCTCATGTGACAACTAGATCAAATATGCATATCACATGATGTTTGATTACAAAAGTCACATCAGGTTGGTATTAAAAACCTCAAACATGTTGATTTTGTGGAAGACACCATAAAAAGGAAGCTACAGTCAGCCTGCCCTGTGGCTGTTTTCCAGTTCTCTTCAATATCCAACCCAAAGGTCACAAACTGATGAGGGTTTCCCAGTCACTTAGAACAGCTGAATATATTAAAATTGCACACTGAAAACACCTACTACTGtattggttttcactcacgtgatcaacagccatgtttttcaatgaaaacaaaagaaaaatttgcataatagacgagttaaattcccagaggatttggtcagggctccaacatggccaccgtttTTCTGCTAAGGGCctccaacatggcagccgtgacgtcatgtgagaATCAAGAATAAGCTTGTTTGGAGTCATGTGACTGTACTGGCCACTTGCATCCTCTATCCCTTAAGGATAATTATTCTGGGTAGTCATAAAATTCTCACCAAAAAGCGAGTCAGTACATGTACTCTGTTTAAATTGAATTCATTCCTTCTGTTCTATATTTTTTCACTatgagtacaaataaatgttgtttttgttgttgaactATCTCCCCTCTCCCCTCACAGTTGGCCTAGTTCTGGAGATCCAATTTGTTATTACAGAAGTTTCTTCCACAtaaaaattacagtattaagtGCAGAATTCCAGAAAACACTGATTGTTATTAGAGTAAGTGCAGAATTCTAGAAAACACTTCTAGAATACCTGTTCAATGCAAAATTTCCTTCTAAAAATGTTTCAGCTGCAGTAACCAACCTATGATTATTTCTACAATTTTTATGAAGAccaaaataataaacaattagaCCACGGATCAATGGCCCATtcacctcatgggctattgatctagctgacccgtggcccttgagggtgaagggtctaattgttttagtatcacccaactagtcggacagaaaaggcaatgataaagttagcaaatgcaagttgaaaatatatttatttgggaataaaacgaaaggaaGCGTCACGCTCttcgctactcaaggactattaataattactaatagtcctctagtagcataaccaatcaaattgcagcatttgcattagtatactagttGGGTAATACTAATGAATAATAGTCAGTCAGT
The sequence above is a segment of the Montipora foliosa isolate CH-2021 chromosome 2, ASM3666993v2, whole genome shotgun sequence genome. Coding sequences within it:
- the LOC137984436 gene encoding transcription initiation factor IIB-like, whose product is MASGSQRIRCSHHPEAPLIEDYRAGDMICSECGLVVGDRVVDVGSEWRTFSNEKSTSDPSRVGAAQNPLLDGGDLSTVIERGPIGGSETDGYSKYHNRSGLSGSDRSLMNAFREIGVMADRINLPRKIQDRANQLFKQVHEQKSLKGRSNDAIASACLYIACRQEGVPRTFKEICAISKISKKEIGRCFKLILKALETSVDLITTADFMSRFCSNLGLPSNVQKAATHIARKAVDLDLVPGRSPISVAAAAIYMASQASDEKRSQKEIGDIAGVADVTIRQSYRLIYLRAAELFPSDFKFATPVDKLPNL